CAAATATATTCATATAGAAGATATAAAAAAAGAGTTTTCTTGATGGCACCTATACATCATCACTTTGAAAAATTAGGACTACCAGAAACAAAAGTTACAATAAGATTCTTAATAGTTACAATAATAATGTGTTTATTTACTTTAATGATTTTAAAAATAAGATAGGAGAAAAATCATGATTATAATCTATGGTGCAGGAATTAGTGGACAAGGAGCTTTAAAACTTTTAGAATCTAAGAAAAAAGAAGTTATCCTTATAGATGATAAATTAACAGAATTAAAAACAACGGATGCTATGAAAATGTTAGATGAAAAAGAAGTGGAATATATAGTAAAATCACCAGGGATATCATTTTCTAATCCATTTATTAAAAAAGCAATGGATAAAAATATAGAAATAAAATCTGAAATTGATGTAGCTTATGAGTATATGGACAAAAATATAGAAGTAATTGCATTTACAGGAACTAATGGTAAAACTACTACATGTACTAAAATGTATGAATTATTAAAAAAAGCAGGGTTTGAAGTTGAACTAGGGGGTAATGTAGGAAGATCTTTTGCTGAAATTATTTATGAGGATAGAAGACTTGATTATATAGTACTTGAATTAAGTAGTTATCAACTTGAAAATAATCCAACTATTAAACCTCATGTTGCAGGAATAATAAATCTTACACCTGATCATTTAAGTAGATATGATAGTGTAGAAGATTATTATATAACTAAATTTAATATTTTTAGAAATCAAGGTAAAAAAGACTATATCATAGTTAATATGGATGATAATGAATTTTTAAATATATCAAATAAGTTACAACATGCAGAAAATTACGCTAAACCTAGAAGATTATTTATTAGTAGAGTAGATAAGGGTAGTATATTTGTTCATCAAAATGGTATATATGTCATGAGAAATTTAGAAGAAATATATAATAGTAAATTTAATATAGATCAACAAGCTAAACTTATTATGAATAAAAACGAATTAAGTTTAAAAGGAGAACATAATTTAGAAAATGTATTATTTATCATAGCTTGTGCAAAAATATGTGGTATACCTAATAAGGTTATAAGAAATTATTTAAGAGAAGCAAAAAGTATAGAACATAGAATGGAAGAGTTCTTTACTATAGGTGAATCAATATTTATTAATGATTCTAAGGGTACTAATGTTGATTCAACTAATAAAGCTATAAATTCTTATCCAGAACATTTATGCTTAATATGTGGAGGAGAAGATAAGAAAGTGCCTTTAGTTAAACTTGCACTTGATATAAATGAAAATGTAGACTTTACATACATATTTGGAGAAAATAGATTCTTAATAGAAGAAGAATTAAAAAAAGTAGGATATAAAAACTATAGAATGTTTGAAACTGTAGATGAATGTATATTAGACATAAAAACTACATTTGACTTTAATCATAAAAGATATTTCCTATTTTCTCCAGCAACTTCAAGTTTTGACCAATTTAAAAACTTTGAAGTTAGAGGTGTATATTTCAAAGATAAAGTAAAAGAAATTTTAGGAGATTTAAATGTATAATTTTTTTAATATAAGAACTAAAAGAGGTTTAATAACAAGTATATTTTTACTTGCTTTAATTTTAGTAATAACTGGACTTATAATACAGTTAAGTATAAGTTCGCCTGAAAGTTTAAAAAATACTCAAGGTGCAACTCATAGTTCTATATTTTTTGGACAATTAAGACTTATAATTATAAGTATACCTATTTTATTTGCTATATCTATAGTAAATATTAGAAAGATTAAAGAAAGCGTTTTATGGATATATCCTTTAGGTTTTTTACTTCTTTTATTACCTTTTAGTCCACTTGGAGTATCTGCAAATGGAGCAAGACGTTGGTTTAGATTGGGGCCTATGCAATTTCAACCATCAGAATTTGCTAAAATATTTTTAATAATAACTCTTGCTTTCATAATTGAACTTGGATTTAGAAGGATGATAAGTAAAAAAGCTGCATATTTATCAGGGTTAGGTATTACAATGATTTATGCTATGTTGATACTTGCTTCAAAATCTTTATCATTAACAATACAAGTTATAGCAATATTCTTCCTTATGTA
The sequence above is drawn from the Pseudostreptobacillus hongkongensis genome and encodes:
- the murD gene encoding UDP-N-acetylmuramoyl-L-alanine--D-glutamate ligase: MIIIYGAGISGQGALKLLESKKKEVILIDDKLTELKTTDAMKMLDEKEVEYIVKSPGISFSNPFIKKAMDKNIEIKSEIDVAYEYMDKNIEVIAFTGTNGKTTTCTKMYELLKKAGFEVELGGNVGRSFAEIIYEDRRLDYIVLELSSYQLENNPTIKPHVAGIINLTPDHLSRYDSVEDYYITKFNIFRNQGKKDYIIVNMDDNEFLNISNKLQHAENYAKPRRLFISRVDKGSIFVHQNGIYVMRNLEEIYNSKFNIDQQAKLIMNKNELSLKGEHNLENVLFIIACAKICGIPNKVIRNYLREAKSIEHRMEEFFTIGESIFINDSKGTNVDSTNKAINSYPEHLCLICGGEDKKVPLVKLALDINENVDFTYIFGENRFLIEEELKKVGYKNYRMFETVDECILDIKTTFDFNHKRYFLFSPATSSFDQFKNFEVRGVYFKDKVKEILGDLNV